A genomic segment from Stappia indica encodes:
- a CDS encoding ABC transporter substrate-binding protein: MRMRTLLAGSVLVGLAASFAAPALAEDSVYIQLPTYRTGPYAGSGIHIANGMSDYLAMINERDGGVNGVKIAFDECETGYDTQKGVECYEQAKAKNTLVFNPWSTGITLQVIPKSSVDKIPVLSMAYGLSAAADGNTFPWVFNPPDTYWDGLSAIVKYIGDQEGGMEGLKGKKIGYIFLDAGYGREPIPLLENLAQKYGFEVLQYPVPGKEMQNQSSQWLSIRRDRPDYVVMWGWGAMNPTAIKEAVKNRFDMSKFIGVWWAGGDEDARAGGTGAKGYKSVSFNNVGADYPALQDIKKLVVDTGKSHTPASTVGENLYNRGVVNAVYMVEAIRIAQEMTGKKVINAEDMRVGLENLKIDEARLEAIGLKGMIAPIEITCANHSGHHPLFIQEWDGEKWIPATDWFSPMTEEVTPILMQASKDYATSNAPWPTRADACPAN; encoded by the coding sequence ATGCGAATGAGAACTCTCCTGGCGGGATCGGTCCTGGTGGGCCTGGCGGCGTCCTTTGCCGCCCCGGCTCTCGCCGAGGACTCCGTCTACATCCAGCTGCCGACCTACCGGACCGGCCCCTATGCCGGCTCGGGCATCCACATCGCCAACGGCATGTCCGACTACCTGGCGATGATCAACGAGCGCGACGGCGGCGTGAACGGCGTCAAGATCGCCTTCGACGAGTGCGAGACCGGCTACGACACGCAGAAGGGCGTGGAGTGCTACGAGCAGGCCAAGGCGAAGAACACGCTGGTGTTCAATCCGTGGTCGACGGGCATTACCCTGCAGGTGATCCCCAAGTCGTCGGTGGACAAGATCCCGGTCCTGTCGATGGCCTACGGCCTGTCGGCGGCGGCCGACGGCAACACCTTCCCCTGGGTGTTCAATCCGCCGGACACGTACTGGGACGGCCTGTCTGCGATCGTCAAGTATATCGGCGACCAGGAAGGGGGCATGGAAGGCCTCAAGGGCAAGAAGATCGGCTACATCTTCCTTGATGCCGGCTACGGCCGCGAGCCGATCCCGCTGCTGGAGAACCTTGCCCAGAAGTACGGCTTCGAGGTGCTGCAGTACCCGGTCCCGGGCAAGGAGATGCAGAACCAGTCCTCGCAGTGGCTGTCCATCCGCCGCGACCGTCCCGACTATGTCGTGATGTGGGGCTGGGGCGCCATGAACCCGACCGCCATCAAGGAAGCGGTGAAGAACCGCTTCGACATGTCGAAGTTCATCGGCGTGTGGTGGGCCGGCGGCGACGAGGACGCACGGGCCGGCGGCACGGGTGCGAAGGGCTACAAGTCCGTCAGCTTCAACAATGTCGGTGCCGACTATCCGGCGCTGCAGGACATCAAGAAGCTGGTCGTGGATACGGGCAAGTCGCATACCCCGGCAAGCACGGTGGGCGAGAACCTCTACAACCGCGGCGTCGTCAATGCGGTGTACATGGTCGAAGCGATCCGCATCGCCCAGGAAATGACCGGAAAGAAGGTGATCAACGCCGAGGACATGCGCGTCGGCCTGGAGAACCTGAAGATCGACGAGGCACGCCTGGAGGCCATCGGCCTGAAGGGCATGATCGCGCCGATCGAGATCACCTGCGCCAATCACTCCGGTCACCATCCGCTGTTCATCCAGGAATGGGATGGCGAGAAGTGGATCCCGGCGACCGACTGGTTCTCGCCGATGACCGAAGAGGTCACGCCGATCCTGATGCAGGCCTCGAAGGACTACGCGACGTCGAACGCCCCGTGGCCGACCCGCGCGGACGCCTGCCCGGCCAACTGA
- a CDS encoding branched-chain amino acid ABC transporter permease, with product MFYREAGQYKTTYAADQQIFPIRQDRIGIAVIIVVALLLPLVASEFTLSAVAIPFLVLALATIGLNILTGYAGQLSLGTGAFMGVGAYSCYKLVTIFPEVNVIVHILLSGVFAAAAGVVFGLPSLRIKGLYLAVTTLAAQFFLEWCFIRIPWLYNYNSSGAIEVPGREVFGTLITGPAASGTARYYVVLAIVVVMTLLIKNVIRGRIGRQWMMIRDMDIAAELMGVRPLIAKLSAFAVSSYVCGVAGAMFVFFYLGASEPAVFSITLSFQVLFMAIIGGLGSLVGSFFGAAFIWILPILLRVGLPALGVDVAAETVFQVAQMVIGALIIFFLIVEPHGLARLWAIGKEKLRVWPFPYA from the coding sequence ATGTTCTATCGTGAAGCCGGCCAGTACAAGACGACCTATGCCGCCGACCAGCAGATCTTCCCGATCCGCCAGGACCGTATCGGCATTGCCGTCATTATCGTGGTCGCCCTCCTGTTGCCGCTGGTGGCGAGCGAATTCACGCTCTCGGCCGTCGCCATTCCGTTCCTGGTCCTGGCGCTCGCCACGATCGGCCTCAACATCCTGACGGGCTATGCCGGCCAGCTGTCGCTGGGCACCGGCGCCTTCATGGGGGTGGGCGCCTACAGCTGCTACAAGCTGGTGACGATCTTCCCGGAGGTGAACGTCATCGTCCACATCCTGCTGTCGGGCGTCTTCGCCGCGGCCGCGGGCGTGGTCTTCGGCCTGCCGTCGCTGCGCATCAAGGGCCTGTACCTTGCCGTGACGACGCTCGCCGCGCAGTTCTTCCTCGAGTGGTGCTTCATCCGCATCCCGTGGCTGTACAACTACAATTCGTCCGGCGCGATCGAGGTGCCCGGGCGCGAGGTCTTCGGGACGCTGATCACCGGCCCGGCGGCCAGCGGCACGGCCCGCTACTACGTGGTCCTGGCCATCGTCGTGGTGATGACCCTGCTCATCAAGAACGTGATCCGTGGCCGCATCGGCCGGCAGTGGATGATGATCCGCGACATGGACATCGCTGCGGAGCTCATGGGCGTGCGCCCGCTCATCGCCAAGCTCTCGGCCTTCGCCGTGTCGTCCTATGTGTGCGGCGTCGCCGGCGCGATGTTCGTGTTCTTCTATCTCGGCGCCTCCGAGCCGGCGGTGTTCTCGATCACCCTGTCGTTCCAGGTGCTGTTCATGGCGATCATCGGCGGCCTCGGCTCGCTGGTGGGATCGTTCTTCGGCGCGGCGTTCATCTGGATCCTGCCGATCCTGCTGCGCGTCGGCCTGCCGGCTCTGGGCGTCGATGTCGCCGCAGAGACGGTTTTCCAGGTCGCGCAGATGGTCATCGGCGCGCTCATCATCTTCTTCCTGATCGTCGAACCGCACGGGCTGGCCCGGCTGTGGGCGATCGGCAAGGAGAAGCTCAGGGTCTGGCCGTTCCCTTACGCGTGA
- a CDS encoding branched-chain amino acid ABC transporter permease, translated as MLYNILIDPFVQMVDAPDFLIQVVWEGFVAGVLYALIALGFVLIYKASGVFNFAQGIMVVFAGLSLVGLHEKGVPAWLALILAIGIMAILAVCIEKFVMRPLVGQPDIILLMATIGMTYFLIGFGEVIFGGEPKQMITSELGLPTGSTAFEMGERGLVILQHIDIAAAVIALLMVGGLAVFFNRTRIGRALRAVADDHTAALSVGISLNQIWAIVWFAAGIVALATGIMWGARSDVSFALEIVALKALPVLILGGFTSIPGAIIGGLIIGIGEKVGEIYWGGLVGGGIESWLAYVIALIFLLFRPQGLFGEKIIERI; from the coding sequence ATGCTCTACAACATCCTCATCGACCCCTTCGTGCAGATGGTCGACGCACCGGACTTCCTGATCCAGGTGGTCTGGGAAGGTTTCGTCGCCGGCGTGCTCTACGCCCTGATCGCGCTCGGTTTCGTGCTGATCTACAAGGCGTCGGGTGTCTTCAACTTCGCGCAAGGCATCATGGTCGTGTTCGCCGGCCTGTCGCTGGTCGGCCTGCACGAGAAGGGGGTGCCGGCCTGGCTCGCCCTGATCCTGGCAATCGGCATCATGGCGATCCTCGCCGTGTGCATCGAGAAATTCGTCATGCGGCCGCTGGTCGGCCAGCCGGACATCATCCTGCTGATGGCGACCATCGGCATGACCTATTTCCTGATCGGCTTCGGCGAGGTGATCTTCGGCGGCGAGCCGAAGCAGATGATCACCTCCGAACTCGGACTGCCCACGGGATCGACGGCTTTCGAGATGGGCGAGCGCGGGCTCGTGATATTGCAGCATATCGACATCGCGGCGGCGGTCATCGCGCTGCTGATGGTCGGCGGCCTTGCAGTGTTCTTCAACCGCACCCGCATCGGCCGCGCCCTGCGCGCGGTCGCCGACGACCACACGGCGGCCCTGTCGGTGGGCATCTCGCTCAACCAGATCTGGGCGATCGTCTGGTTCGCCGCCGGCATCGTCGCGCTGGCCACCGGCATCATGTGGGGTGCGCGCTCGGACGTGTCCTTCGCGCTGGAGATCGTGGCGCTGAAGGCGCTGCCGGTGCTGATCCTCGGCGGCTTCACCTCCATCCCGGGCGCCATCATCGGCGGGCTGATCATCGGTATCGGCGAGAAGGTCGGCGAGATCTACTGGGGCGGCCTCGTGGGAGGCGGTATCGAAAGCTGGCTTGCCTATGTCATCGCGCTGATCTTCCTGCTGTTCCGTCCGCAGGGCCTGTTCGGCGAAAAGATCATCGAGCGGATTTGA
- a CDS encoding ABC transporter ATP-binding protein encodes MNAFVDPAGMAGHSGLTKGEVLLRVDNVSLSFGGVKAITNISFDILKGEVRAIIGPNGAGKTSMLNVINGFYHPQEGTITWRGQVRRKMKPYEAASHGIARTFQNVALFKGMTTLDNIMTGRGLKMNKNFFWQCLHWGPALNEEIEHRRKVEEIIDFLEIQAIRKTPVGRLPYGLQKRVELARALAMEPELLLLDEPMAGMNLEEKEDMSRFILDVNQQFGTTIALIEHDMGVVMDLSDRVVVLDYGRKIADGPPEEVQSNQDVIDAYLGVPH; translated from the coding sequence ATGAACGCCTTTGTCGATCCCGCCGGCATGGCCGGACATTCCGGCCTGACCAAGGGCGAAGTCCTTCTGCGCGTCGACAACGTCTCGTTGTCCTTCGGCGGCGTGAAGGCGATCACCAACATCTCCTTCGACATCCTCAAGGGCGAGGTGAGGGCGATCATCGGGCCGAACGGCGCCGGCAAGACGTCGATGCTCAACGTCATCAACGGCTTCTACCATCCCCAGGAGGGGACGATCACCTGGCGCGGCCAGGTCCGGCGGAAGATGAAGCCCTATGAGGCGGCGAGCCACGGCATCGCCCGCACGTTCCAGAACGTGGCGCTGTTCAAGGGCATGACCACGCTCGACAACATCATGACCGGCCGCGGCCTGAAGATGAACAAGAACTTCTTCTGGCAGTGCCTGCACTGGGGGCCGGCGCTGAACGAGGAGATCGAGCATCGCCGCAAGGTCGAGGAAATCATCGACTTCCTCGAGATCCAGGCGATCCGCAAGACGCCGGTCGGCCGCCTTCCCTACGGCCTGCAGAAGCGGGTGGAGCTGGCCCGGGCCCTTGCCATGGAGCCGGAGCTCCTGCTGCTCGACGAGCCGATGGCGGGCATGAACCTGGAGGAGAAGGAGGACATGAGCCGCTTCATCCTCGACGTGAATCAGCAGTTCGGCACGACGATTGCGCTGATCGAGCACGACATGGGCGTGGTCATGGACCTGTCCGACCGCGTCGTCGTGCTCGACTACGGTCGCAAGATCGCCGACGGGCCTCCTGAGGAGGTGCAGTCGAACCAGGATGTGATCGACGCGTATCTCGGGGTCCCGCACTAA
- a CDS encoding AMP-binding protein — MAGSPVVERLDEDTFPKILLRNARVFADRPSMREKDLGIWQTWTWSQVLEEIRSFSIGLQDAGFKPGDRIAIIGANRPRLYWSMVAAQSLGGVPVPLYSDSVAEEMAYVLEHAEVRFACVEDQEQVDKLLSMSEQLPKLEHIVYDDTRGLRDYDHTRLHSFEQLQVNGRAALAADGAREKAWLEGIAAAKGADLAVMLYTSGTTGRPKGVMLSFDNLVISARNGNAFDKLNETEETIAYLPMAWIGDHVFSLAQAYLAGYCVNCPENLDTVLSDRREIAPTYFFAPPRVFEGLLTLIMVRMEDAGRLKKKMFDSFMALARRVGEPILNGEKVSLVDRLLYQLGEFMVYGPLKNQMGFTRLRVGYTAGEAIGPEIFRFYRSLGLNLKQLYGQTEASVYITMQPDGEIFGDTVGMPAPDVEIKIAENGEVLYRSPGVFVGYYKNDEATRTTKTEDGWVLTGDAGFIADNGHLKIIDRAKDVGKLTDGSLFAPKYIENKLKFYPNVKEVVAFGDGRDFCGVFVNIDLTSVGSWAERNNVNYASYQELAAHPQVYEMIRSHVDEVNRDLANEPMMAGAQIKRFLVLHKELDADDGELTRTQKVRRSFIADRYAPLIEALYDGSTNKHVRTEVTFEDGRKGAIEATVEIRDMQTYPAAGSGLREAAE, encoded by the coding sequence ATGGCAGGGTCGCCCGTCGTCGAGCGCCTCGACGAGGACACCTTTCCGAAGATTCTTCTGCGCAATGCCCGTGTCTTCGCCGACCGGCCGTCCATGCGCGAGAAGGATCTCGGAATCTGGCAGACTTGGACCTGGTCGCAGGTGCTGGAGGAAATCCGCTCCTTTTCGATCGGTCTTCAGGACGCCGGCTTCAAGCCCGGAGACAGGATCGCCATCATCGGCGCCAACCGTCCGCGGCTCTACTGGTCGATGGTCGCGGCGCAGTCGCTCGGCGGCGTGCCCGTCCCGCTCTATTCGGACTCGGTCGCCGAAGAGATGGCCTATGTCCTGGAGCATGCGGAGGTCCGCTTCGCCTGCGTCGAGGACCAGGAGCAGGTCGACAAGCTCCTGTCCATGTCGGAGCAGCTGCCCAAGCTCGAGCATATCGTCTACGACGATACGCGGGGCCTGCGCGACTACGACCACACCCGGCTTCATTCCTTCGAGCAGCTGCAGGTGAACGGCCGCGCCGCGCTCGCCGCCGACGGCGCCCGCGAAAAGGCCTGGCTCGAGGGCATCGCCGCGGCCAAGGGCGCCGACCTTGCGGTCATGCTCTACACGTCCGGCACCACCGGCCGGCCGAAGGGCGTGATGCTGTCCTTCGACAATCTCGTCATCTCGGCGCGCAACGGCAATGCCTTCGACAAGCTGAACGAGACCGAGGAGACCATCGCCTACCTGCCGATGGCCTGGATCGGCGACCACGTGTTCTCGCTGGCCCAGGCCTATCTGGCCGGATACTGCGTCAACTGCCCGGAAAACCTCGACACGGTCCTGTCCGACCGGCGCGAGATCGCCCCGACCTACTTCTTCGCTCCGCCGCGCGTCTTCGAGGGCCTTTTGACCCTCATCATGGTCCGCATGGAGGATGCCGGGCGGCTCAAGAAGAAGATGTTCGACAGCTTCATGGCGTTGGCGCGCCGGGTCGGTGAGCCGATCCTCAACGGCGAGAAGGTGTCGCTGGTCGACCGGCTGCTCTACCAGCTCGGCGAATTCATGGTCTACGGCCCCTTGAAGAACCAGATGGGTTTCACCCGGCTGCGCGTTGGCTACACGGCCGGCGAGGCGATCGGCCCGGAGATCTTCCGCTTCTACCGCTCGCTCGGCCTCAACCTGAAGCAGCTCTACGGCCAGACCGAGGCCAGCGTCTACATCACGATGCAGCCGGACGGCGAGATCTTCGGCGACACGGTCGGCATGCCGGCGCCGGACGTCGAGATCAAGATCGCCGAGAACGGCGAGGTGCTCTATCGCTCGCCGGGCGTCTTCGTCGGCTATTACAAGAACGACGAGGCGACCCGCACCACCAAGACCGAGGATGGCTGGGTGCTGACGGGCGACGCGGGCTTCATCGCCGACAACGGCCATCTCAAGATCATCGACCGTGCCAAGGACGTCGGCAAGCTCACCGATGGCTCGCTGTTCGCGCCGAAATACATCGAGAACAAGCTGAAGTTCTATCCCAACGTGAAAGAGGTCGTGGCCTTCGGCGACGGGCGCGACTTCTGCGGCGTCTTCGTCAATATCGACCTGACCTCCGTCGGGTCCTGGGCCGAGCGCAACAACGTCAACTACGCCTCCTACCAGGAACTGGCAGCGCATCCGCAGGTCTACGAGATGATCCGCAGCCATGTCGACGAGGTGAACCGCGACCTGGCCAACGAGCCGATGATGGCGGGGGCGCAGATCAAGCGCTTCCTGGTGCTGCACAAGGAGCTGGACGCCGACGACGGCGAGCTGACGCGCACGCAGAAGGTCCGGCGCTCCTTCATCGCCGACCGTTACGCCCCGCTGATCGAGGCGCTCTACGACGGTTCCACCAACAAGCATGTGCGCACCGAGGTCACCTTCGAGGACGGCCGCAAGGGCGCGATCGAGGCGACCGTCGAGATCCGCGACATGCAGACCTATCCGGCCGCAGGCAGCGGCCTCAGGGAGGCGGCAGAATGA
- a CDS encoding PAS-domain containing protein produces MTRRDLYRERLDLLQAALDHINQGFSVFDADLRLVAWNRQLFSMLEFPWHLARRGTHLSAFLEVNAARGEYGPGDVSDIVARRVERAKLFEPHTFERVRPDGQVVMVTGAPLPEGGFVTTYTDITRERQHQASLERTVAERTHQLRQSEDWLRLVTENIPALVAYISPGPIYRFANRRYAKWFDQTVESIAGRHVGDVLGPDLYARLGPHIEKAFQGQAVSYEYSRTRPNGVIAHMRSTLIPDRTLDGRVLGCFVLSLDATEQKRSEAALAQAQRMEAVGQLTGGLAHDFNNLLTIIIGNVLALRRKVDIPAMPDLATHLDPIHQAAQRGADLTRRLLAFARGDASDVRPMRLAPLTANVEGLLAGSLPKSVELALDLAACDAIVRVDPAEFENALVNLVLNARDAMPSGGTIAISLTCSDLTRAEADRFGVAPGPHALLEVRDNGEGMSEEVRRQAFDPFFSTKPFGTGSGLGLPTVYGCVRRSGGGILIDSTPGAGTVIRLAFPMIDAEPGPQDSAEGEPAANGNGELVLVVDDDTDVADVVRDQLCALGYSVLVTGSTDDALDLVRDVEDIRAVLSDIVMPGQTNGIALVAELRKRRPGLPVALMTGYRQGPTREAQAPDCPVLPKPFSSRLLARTMNEILAS; encoded by the coding sequence ATGACACGCCGCGACCTGTATCGCGAGCGGCTCGACCTGTTGCAGGCGGCGCTCGACCACATCAACCAGGGGTTCTCCGTCTTCGACGCGGACCTGCGCCTTGTTGCATGGAACCGGCAGCTGTTCTCCATGCTCGAGTTTCCCTGGCATCTCGCCCGGCGCGGCACGCATCTCTCCGCCTTCCTGGAGGTGAATGCGGCGCGCGGCGAATACGGTCCGGGCGATGTCAGCGACATCGTCGCGCGCCGGGTCGAGCGGGCGAAGCTGTTCGAGCCGCACACCTTCGAGCGGGTACGCCCCGACGGGCAGGTGGTGATGGTGACCGGCGCGCCGCTTCCCGAAGGCGGCTTCGTCACGACCTATACCGACATCACCCGCGAGCGGCAGCACCAGGCCTCGCTGGAGCGCACCGTCGCCGAGCGGACCCACCAGCTGCGCCAGAGCGAGGATTGGCTGCGGCTGGTCACCGAGAACATCCCCGCGCTCGTCGCCTATATCAGCCCCGGCCCGATCTACCGCTTCGCCAACCGCCGCTATGCCAAGTGGTTCGACCAGACGGTGGAATCCATCGCCGGCCGTCACGTCGGCGACGTGCTCGGCCCCGACCTCTATGCCCGGCTCGGGCCGCATATCGAAAAGGCGTTCCAGGGCCAGGCGGTCTCCTACGAATATTCGCGCACCCGCCCCAACGGCGTGATCGCGCATATGCGCTCCACCCTCATCCCCGACCGCACGCTGGACGGGCGCGTGCTCGGCTGCTTCGTGCTATCGCTGGATGCGACCGAGCAGAAGCGCAGCGAGGCGGCCCTGGCCCAGGCCCAGCGCATGGAGGCGGTCGGCCAGTTGACCGGCGGGCTCGCCCACGACTTCAACAACCTGCTGACGATCATCATCGGCAACGTGCTGGCGCTGCGACGCAAGGTGGACATTCCGGCAATGCCCGACCTTGCCACGCATCTCGATCCCATTCACCAGGCCGCCCAGCGCGGCGCCGACCTGACCCGGCGCCTGCTCGCCTTCGCGCGGGGCGATGCCTCCGACGTGCGCCCCATGCGGCTTGCCCCGCTCACCGCGAATGTGGAAGGGCTACTCGCCGGCTCCCTGCCGAAATCGGTCGAGCTCGCGCTCGACCTTGCCGCCTGCGATGCCATCGTGCGCGTCGATCCGGCCGAGTTCGAGAACGCGCTGGTCAACCTGGTGCTCAATGCCCGCGACGCCATGCCCTCCGGCGGCACCATCGCGATCTCGCTCACCTGCTCCGATCTCACCCGGGCCGAGGCCGACAGGTTCGGCGTCGCGCCCGGACCGCATGCGCTGCTCGAAGTGCGCGACAACGGCGAGGGGATGAGCGAGGAAGTGCGCCGGCAGGCTTTCGACCCGTTCTTTTCGACCAAGCCCTTCGGAACGGGGAGCGGCCTCGGCCTGCCGACCGTCTATGGCTGCGTGCGGCGCAGCGGCGGCGGCATCCTGATCGACAGCACCCCGGGCGCCGGCACCGTCATCCGCCTCGCCTTCCCGATGATCGATGCAGAGCCCGGCCCGCAGGACAGCGCGGAGGGCGAACCGGCCGCCAACGGCAACGGCGAACTGGTGCTGGTGGTCGATGACGATACCGACGTCGCCGACGTGGTCCGCGACCAGCTCTGCGCCCTCGGCTATTCGGTGCTGGTGACCGGCAGCACGGACGACGCGCTTGACCTCGTCCGCGACGTCGAGGACATCCGGGCCGTGCTCAGCGACATCGTCATGCCGGGCCAGACCAACGGCATCGCGCTTGTTGCCGAGCTAAGAAAACGGCGGCCGGGTCTTCCGGTCGCGCTGATGACCGGTTACCGTCAGGGCCCGACGCGGGAGGCTCAGGCCCCGGACTGCCCGGTGCTGCCGAAACCCTTTTCCAGCCGCCTGCTTGCCCGGACCATGAACGAGATACTTGCTTCATGA
- a CDS encoding response regulator transcription factor, protein MNHPDPIQGRDAAAGTDPLVFIIEDEAEIRALLADTLSTYRFRTEVFATADTALVAIGQRMPAAIILDLGLPDMDGMEMINRVRARGPVPILVLSARAHASDRIMGLEFGADDYVVKPFDPREIVARVRSLLRRAAPATAAGSSESGERVPREFARFENWRFEPQSHRLVDPDGEETFLSTGEAAILTALLKAPRRVLSRDYLLEHGGRDDTLDRAIDVRISRIRKKLTRPDTPTLIRTVYGSGYMLTAQVDWVSG, encoded by the coding sequence ATGAACCACCCCGACCCGATCCAGGGAAGAGACGCTGCCGCCGGCACGGACCCGCTCGTCTTCATCATCGAGGATGAGGCGGAGATCCGGGCCCTGCTTGCGGACACGCTCTCCACCTATCGGTTTCGCACGGAGGTCTTCGCGACCGCCGACACGGCCCTGGTCGCTATCGGCCAGCGCATGCCGGCCGCGATCATCCTCGACCTCGGCCTGCCCGACATGGACGGGATGGAGATGATCAACCGCGTACGGGCGCGGGGCCCCGTGCCGATCCTCGTGCTGTCCGCCCGCGCCCATGCTTCCGACAGGATCATGGGGCTGGAATTCGGCGCCGACGACTATGTGGTGAAACCGTTCGACCCGCGCGAGATCGTGGCGCGGGTGCGCTCCTTGCTGCGCCGCGCCGCACCGGCGACGGCAGCGGGCAGCAGCGAGAGCGGCGAGCGGGTGCCGCGGGAATTCGCGCGTTTCGAGAACTGGCGGTTCGAGCCGCAAAGCCACCGCCTCGTTGATCCGGACGGCGAGGAGACCTTCCTGTCCACCGGCGAGGCGGCAATCCTGACAGCGCTGCTGAAGGCCCCCCGCCGGGTGCTCAGCCGCGACTACCTGCTGGAACATGGCGGGCGCGACGACACGCTCGACCGGGCGATCGACGTGCGCATCTCGCGCATCCGCAAGAAGCTGACCCGGCCCGACACGCCCACCCTCATTCGCACCGTCTACGGTTCGGGCTACATGCTGACCGCACAGGTGGACTGGGTCTCCGGATAG